The genomic interval GAGGATCACCACCTCCACCCCGTTGCGCATGATGTGCAGGTAGGTCTCCTTCTGGTTCCAGGTGTGCACGTTCAGGCTGAAGTAGTAGATCCCCGGGACGTAGCAGTAAAACTTGCCCGTGAACATGTTGAAGTGCTCGTAGAGGTTAACAAACTCCGTGTCGAAGATCAGGGTCTGGTAGTAGTCGTTGCTGTGCAGGGGTTTCTTGCGGCCCACCGAGAAGGCAGCGTAGTGGCTCTTGCAGCGCTCCCCCGGGGCACCCACGCTGCCCTTCTGTCCCTTGGGCCCTGTGTGGCCCCTGCTGCCGGCAACCCCCATCTTGCCGTACTTCCCCTGCATGCCTCGCTCGCCTCGGTCTCCCTTCTCAcctgggcagggcagaggggaCAGTTTCCCCGTCAGAGGCGGGTCCCAGCTCGGAGCCCAGCTCGGCACCGGTCCTGGGGTCTGCAGGTGGGCTGGGCGGGCTGACggtgccctgcagcacaggatTTGCTGGGGACAGAGCCCACCAGCCCTCACCTTTCAGGATGGTCATGTTGATCTGCGGCTGGTACTGGGGGTAGGAGAAGCGATGGTCGGGCGGCTCACAGCAGCGAACGCAGCGGGGCCGCAGGGGCAGCCCCTCCTGGGCACCGCCAGCCTTCTGCTCCCCCGTGGGCctggggaaaggcagaaagcaaCGCGCAACGGGGAGCTACGTGTGGGGACAGGGGCCCTTCATGGGGCCAGGTCTGCCCGGTGCCCCCACAAACCACCCCTGTCCCCGGGGGCCCCTCACCTGGCAGCGTGGTGCTGGGACGGAGCCTCCTCGGGGTCCATCGAGCGCCactcagggctggggctggtctGGCTGCCCGCAGgagagggcaggggcaggcaggagagcagcaggacacCGAGCACCCCGAGCCCCTTCATGCTGCGGCAGCACCCTGTGAGACACAGGGGGTGGCTGAGGGGGGATGGcaaagcccagcagcccccaggggtgggcagggggcaggcagggacccGGCCCCgcagtgggatggggatgcAGCTGCCTGGGCTTTGCGGTCCCCCTCAGCCCTTCTCAGGGCTGGGAACgtggctgtgccctgcagtgTCCCCAGCGCAGGGCCTGGTGCTCCACGCAGCCCCAGGCACGGCACGGCCGTGCCTCCAGCCTGAAAAAGGCTCTTCTTGTggcagcccttccccagcagagcccccagcgTGGGCACACGCATCCCGCAGCCGCAGGGACCATCTGCAACCAAATTCCCAGATACCTGGGCCCACGCTGCCGCAGCGATGCTCCAGTGAGCGTCTGGGGAGACCCGTGCTTGGGGCAGCGCGGGGGCTCGGGGCTCTCCAGCAACCTGGGGCCTGGGGCCCTGGGGGagccagggctggagctgggcagtgGTCCTGGGCTGAATGTCCAAGCCCGGAGCCAAGCACCCGCCCCTGTTCAGCCCTGCTCCGACTGCCTCCCATTGACaccaaggagcagcagctcgGAGCATCCACACCTGGAAAATGAGGTGGCTCCAGATGCTGTGGGGCAAACGATAGCTCTGCCTGTCCTGGggggtcccagccctgcccagggggGTCTGCAcgcctcctcccacccccacgGTGTGCAGGCATCCCCGCACAATCCCAGTGAAAGGGCCCAGCCTGCACCCCTGTGTGAGGGAGCAGGACCTGCTGCCCCAGCGCCACGGTGCTGCCGGCGGCCCCGGCCGGGAGCCAGCCACCCCCAGGAGAAACCTTGCGGGGAGCCCACATCCTGCGTGGGGCCAAAGCTAATATTTGCAGTAGCTGGTGGCACCACGGCCCAGCCCGGGCACCTGCCCTTCCTTGCTTTATCGCCACCGTATCAGCTTGGGGCTGCGCGGAGGCGTGGGGCTGA from Oxyura jamaicensis isolate SHBP4307 breed ruddy duck chromosome 18 unlocalized genomic scaffold, BPBGC_Ojam_1.0 oxy18_random_OJ48509, whole genome shotgun sequence carries:
- the LOC118158063 gene encoding complement C1q tumor necrosis factor-related protein 1-like isoform X1, which translates into the protein MKGLGVLGVLLLSCLPLPSPAGSQTSPSPEWRSMDPEEAPSQHHAARPTGEQKAGGAQEGLPLRPRCVRCCEPPDHRFSYPQYQPQINMTILKGEKGDRGERGMQGKYGKMGVAGSRGHTGPKGQKGSVGAPGERCKSHYAAFSVGRKKPLHSNDYYQTLIFDTEFVNLYEHFNMFTGKFYCYVPGIYYFSLNVHTWNQKETYLHIMRNGVEVVILYAQVSDRSIMQSQSVMLELQEQDEVWVRLYKGERENAVFSDEYDTYITFSGHLVKYSGDP
- the LOC118158063 gene encoding complement C1q tumor necrosis factor-related protein 1-like isoform X2, whose protein sequence is MDPEEAPSQHHAARPTGEQKAGGAQEGLPLRPRCVRCCEPPDHRFSYPQYQPQINMTILKGEKGDRGERGMQGKYGKMGVAGSRGHTGPKGQKGSVGAPGERCKSHYAAFSVGRKKPLHSNDYYQTLIFDTEFVNLYEHFNMFTGKFYCYVPGIYYFSLNVHTWNQKETYLHIMRNGVEVVILYAQVSDRSIMQSQSVMLELQEQDEVWVRLYKGERENAVFSDEYDTYITFSGHLVKYSGDP